A DNA window from Panthera tigris isolate Pti1 chromosome X, P.tigris_Pti1_mat1.1, whole genome shotgun sequence contains the following coding sequences:
- the NCBP2L gene encoding nuclear cap-binding protein subunit 2-like codes for MDHKPLPSGCPLGTMSNDLRLLRSDPSLELSEYRDQQFGGNNDEQEKLPKESFTLYVGNLSFYTTEEQIYELFSRYGDVKNMFMGLDKIKKMACGFCFVEYHNRFEAENAMWCLNGTRLDDRIIHTDWDLGFRQGRQYGRPRRGGQVRDEFHEDFNAGRGGFREACDRREIH; via the coding sequence ATGGACCAcaagcccctgccctcagggtgCCCATTAGGCACCATGTCCAATGACCTGAGACTTCTGCGCAGCGATCCCTCCTTGGAGCTGAGCGAGTACCGGGACCAGCAGTTCGGTGGCAATAATGATGAGCAGGAGAAATTACCGAAAGAAAGCTTCACACTTTATGTGGGGAATCTTTCCTTTTATACTACGGAAGAGCAAATATATGAGCTCTTTAGTAGATATGGTGATGTCAAGAATATGTTTATGGGCCtggataaaattaagaaaatggcatGTGGTTTCTGTTTTGTAGAATACCATAATAGATTTGAGGCCGAAAATGCCATGTGGTGCCTAAACGGGACCCGCCTAGATGATCGTATTATCCACACAGATTGGGATCTAGGCTTTAGACAGGGCAGACAGTATGGCCGTCCCCGACGTGGGGGCCAGGTAAGAGATGAGTTTCATGAAGATTTTAATGCTGGTAGAGGAGGCTTTAGAGAAGCCTGTGATAGGAGAGAAATCCACTAA